The stretch of DNA ACTTGTCAACAATACATTTAATGTCATtgatataatacaatacaatattcATGTACATtacttattgattgattgattgatttgtacAACACAATCTATTTTATATCAGACCTGCACTAATCCCCAACAACAAACTAAAATGACTTCAGAAAAAGATGACCCATTTATTCAAATGTTTCAAAATACAAAGAATGAACAGATGATTATAATAATACATGGACTAATAATGGAAACCCTTCAAGATAAAGAATCTAAGAGAAACACTAAATAAGATAAAGACATAAAGACAAAAGATAAAAGCAGCAATACATTCTGGAACACAAACAAGACGTAATAattaaaaccccatgttacccaaaacaccatgttacccaaaaccgcatgttacccaaaacaccatgttacccaaaaccccatgttaccaaaaccccatgttacacgtaaccccatgttaccccatgttgcccaaaaccccatgttacccaaaaccccatgttacccataACCCCATGTTACCCCAAACCCCAAGTTACCCAAActccatgttaccaaaaccccatgttacccaaaaccccatgttaccaaaaccccatgttacccaaaacaccatgttacccaaaaccccatgttaccaaaaccccatgttaccaaaaccccatgttaccccatgttacccaaaacaccatgttacccaaaaccccatgttacccaaaacaccatgttacccaaaaccccatgttacccaaacctcatgttacccaaaccccatgttaccaaaaccccatgttacccaaaaccccatgttacccaaacctcatgttacccaaaccccatgttaccaaaaccccatgttacccaaaaccccatgttacccaaaaccccatgttatcaaaaccccatgttacccaaaaccccatgttacccaaaaccccatgttacccaaaaccccatgttacccaaaaccccaagttacccaaaaccccatgttacccaaacctcatgttacccaaaccccatgttaccaaaaccccatgttacccaaaaccccatgttacccaaacctcatgttacccaaaccccatgttaccaaaaccccatgttaccaaaacaccatgttacccaaaccccatgttacccaaaaccccacggTACCATGGTggtacaaaacaaacaaaaattaatAATGGTGGTTGCAATCACTCCTTTTAGATTTCTTCCAAGGTTATAAAAAGATAAACTAATTCTTAACTTGTGTTATTAAAATTAGAACCACTTAAGGTTTGTCACCACATTTTAAACACCAGTCCACTGCTGACCATAGATTTAAAACACAACACTGACCTAAGATCAGCATGTAGGGTCAGCATCATTCTACTCCTACTCAGTCCCCtgggctgctctctcctctcccggtcCAGCTTCAGCTCTGGAGCTCAGAGAGACCATCTCCATGGCATTGGCATCAACATAAAGATCCATGCTGCTCACCCTGTTCACTCTCTTCTGCCTCCTGGTGGTCTAGGGAGACACAGCACCAAGAGTtactctgtttgtctctctctctctctctctttctctctctctctctctctctgtgtgtcttttctctctctctctctctgtgtctctctctctctctctctgtgtgtctctctctctctctctgtgtgtgtgtctctctctctctctgtgtgtctctctctctctctctctctgtgtgtgtgtctctctctctctgtgtgtgtctctctctctctgtgtgtgtctctctctctctctccctctctctcactgtgtgtctctctctctctctctctctctctctctctgtgtctctctctctctctctgtgtgtgtctctctctctctctctgtgtgtgtctctctctctctctctgtgtgtgtctctctctctctatctgtgtctctctctctctctctctctgtgtgtgtctctctctctctctctgtgtgtgtgtctctctctctctctctctgtgtgtgtgtctctctctctctctctctgtgtgtgtgtctctctctctctctctctctctctctgtgtgtgtgtgtctctctctatctctgtgtgtgtgtctctctctctctctgtgtgtgtctgtctctctctctctgtgtgtgtggtctctctctctctctctctctctctctctctctctctctctctctctccctgtttgtCTCTCTTTGAATACAGTACAAAAGATCACAAGCATAGTACAACAGATGACCAAACAAAGTTGAACAAATATCCACTCCTGGTTGCCCATATAAACACATGATATGATCAACTCTCTACCAGACTACTAATCAATACAGTCAGACTTTAGGCACGTCGGAGTAGGGATGCAAAATcccaggaactttcaataaattcaatGATTTTCCTAAATTGTTGGTTGgaggattctggatttcctgTGTATTCCCTCCAGATCCGGCTGTCCTCCAACCGGGATTTAGGGAACATTTTGCAACCCTACGTCTGAGTAAATGTCTTTACCTTGTAGTACAGGTAGAAGGTGGTGATGGCTGTCAGTAGGATCAGCAGCACTACAACGTGTCTGATGATGAAGGCTGGCAGAGGAGAGTCTGCAAACAGAAACACCTTTGATGAGGGGACTGATCATCATCATATAGATCTGTGGGAAATCTGTCAATGACAAAGTTAGAAGTCTGGTTCATGTTCAGTTACCTGTGACGGTGAGGGTGAGGAGCTCACTCTCAGAGGAGAAgttatgagagaaaacataattGTCATAAACACAGCTGTAGTTCCCGTGGTGGGAGCCATCTGCAGCAGGGAAGAGGAAGGCAGCAGAGTGATTGACAGCTGGCTGGGTCTGGGTTCTGTTGGAGCCGGTGAACGTGAGGAGGAAGGAGCCTCCTGGGTACTGTGGCTGAGTGGAGCAGGTGATGGTGAAGCTGTCGCCCCATAGCATCTCGGGCCCCTTGTGGCCCCTGGAGACCCCTCCCATTGAGTCAGTCAGGGAGATATCAGGCTGGACCAGGAGATCTGTAACAATAAAAGAGAACAAGAAAAATCTCTTCAACTAGTTTCCTATAGATTTGACAATAACATCAGCATGTAACAGTGCTAGCCACCCTCCCTCACAGGGCAACATGAGTAGTGGGCCTACAGTCACTGAGACAACATATGTTGATATCAGGCTGAAGCAGGACAtctggaacaagaggagagaaaaagaaaacGTAGCTCCTCAACTAGTTTCCTCATTTAGAT from Coregonus clupeaformis isolate EN_2021a unplaced genomic scaffold, ASM2061545v1 scaf3454, whole genome shotgun sequence encodes:
- the LOC121564295 gene encoding uncharacterized protein LOC121564295 → MDIAAVVCRQLGCGSTVSVLPGNTTRGFIVDCSESEPSLRECMRTYHLLPGFTVICSDLLVQPDISLTDSMGGVSRGHKGPEMLWGDSFTITCSTQPQYPGGSFLLTFTGSNRTQTQPAVNHSAAFLFPAADGSHHGNYSCVYDNYVFSHNFSSESELLTLTVTDSPLPAFIIRHVVVLLILLTAITTFYLYYKTTRRQKRVNRVSSMDLYVDANAMEMVSLSSRAEAGPGEERAAQGTE